One part of the Huiozyma naganishii CBS 8797 chromosome 13, complete genome genome encodes these proteins:
- the GPA1 gene encoding guanine nucleotide-binding protein subunit alpha (similar to Saccharomyces cerevisiae GPA1 (YHR005C); ancestral locus Anc_2.643), giving the protein MGCTASTHTIAEDENDPFLQIRKANDAIEHSLQLEKQREKNEMKLLLLGAGESGKSTVLKQLKLLHQGGFSHQERLQYSQVIWADAIQSMKILIIQARKLGIKLDCDNPTTHNELFQAKSIVLKTQTLQMVDANVAGGSDFLNDYVLKYSERHEAKRRVQSTGQAKAFDPENEKQTLQENSKDMDSLPETDEKMANLKDISKDLNETGNDQMFIEKKHDNARKDSRKQYSNIEIAHSIKALWENDKGIRQCFHRSNEFQLEGSASYYFDNILKFADQNYVCTDEDILKGRIKTTGITENDFNIGSTKFKVLDAGGQRSERKKWIHSFQGITAVIFVLATSEYDQMLFEDERVNRMHESIMLFETLVNSKWFSNTPFILFLNKIDLFEEKVKKTPIRKYFPDYQGRIGDAEAGLSYFEKIFLSLNRNNKPIYVRRTCATDTQTMKFVLSAVTDLIIQQNLKKSGII; this is encoded by the coding sequence ATGGGCTGCACAGCGAGTACACACACCATCGCAGAAGATGAGAATGATCCCTTTCTACAGATACGGAAGGCCAATGACGCGATTGAACACTCGCTACAGTTGGAGAagcaaagagagaagaacgagatGAAACTGCTGCTATTGGGTGCTGGCGAATCCGGGAAGTCAACGGTGCTTAAACAGTTGAAGTTACTGCACCAGGGCGGATTCTCACATCAAGAAAGATTGCAATACTCTCAGGTAATTTGGGCGGATGCCATCCAATCAATGAAGATACTGATCATACAAGCAAGGAAACTGGGAATCAAACTAGATTGCGACAATCCAACAACCCATAACGAATTGTTCCAGGCCAAAAGCATAGTGCTGAAGACCCAAACTTTACAGATGGTGGATGCCAATGTTGCCGGTGGGTCAGACTTTCTCAACGACTACGTTCTTAAATACTCTGAGAGGCACGAGGCAAAGAGGAGAGTACAAAGTACTGGACAAGCGAAGGCCTTTGACCCTGAAAACGAGAAACAAACGCTACAAGAAAACTCTAAAGATATGGATTCATTGCCAGAGACGGATGAGAAAATGGCcaatttgaaggatataTCGAAAGACCTAAACGAAACGGGCAATGACCAGATGTTCATTGAGAAAAAGCACGATAATGCGCGGAAGGATTCCCGGAAACAATATAGTAACATTGAGATAGCTCACTCGATAAAAGCGCTTTGGGAAAACGATAAGGGGATTAGACAGTGCTTTCATCGATCGAACGAGTTCCAACTAGAAGGTTCTGCTTCTTACTATTTTGATAATATTTTAAAGTTTGCCGATCAGAACTACGTGTGCACAGACGAAGACATACTGAAGGGTCGCATAAAGACTACAGGAATAACGGAGAATGATTTCAACATTGGGTCCACCAAATTTAAAGTGTTAGATGCAGGTGGTCAAAGGTCCGAGAGAAAGAAGTGGATTCATAGCTTTCAAGGTATCACAGCGGTGATATTCGTCCTCGCCACAAGCGAGTATGATCAAATGTTATTCGAGGACGAGAGGGTGAATCGTATGCACGAATCTATTATGCTTTTTGAGACGTTAGTCAACTCCAAATGGTTCTCGAATACACCATTCATTTTATTTCTGAACAAGATAGACCTCTTTgaggagaaagtgaagaaaacCCCAATACGGAAATACTTCCCGGATTACCAGGGCCGTATCGGCGATGCTGAGGCAGGACTATCCTATTTTGAGAAAATTTTCCTCAGTCTCAACAGAAATAACAAACCAATATACGTAAGAAGGACGTGTGCAACGGATACTCAAACCATGAAATTCGTTTTAAGCGCCGTCACGGACTTGATCATTCAACAGAATCTGAAAAAGTCTGGTATTATCTAG
- the CAB3 gene encoding phosphopantothenoylcysteine decarboxylase complex subunit CAB3 (similar to Saccharomyces cerevisiae YKL088W; ancestral locus Anc_2.646), producing the protein MMDGARVDQLAKHRWRPLVFEESTRDQSGGAGGKDLVEFPGKSSGAGGDAAGHGKMPLGLNSGSGSEIFLKEGERERILQRQQQDQQDQQQHQRHYVSFSIPRAGQLPHHRYSISTKPVAPKSNSSEDGKSSGDGANGPETLDGELEEKDCSMQMPGDFIYMNKRQNASVPKISTSGSHSGDPLMIRRNSADTKMPTDRTVFKKRDSNVESPVPFTQFFQNEDDKKFHILIGATGSVATIKIPMIIDKLFKIYTPEKVSIQLIVTKPAEHFLNGLRMSSEVKIWREEDANATDFNNDILLFHELRRWADIFLIAPLSANTLAKLANGICNNLLTSVIRDWTGKTPVIVAPAMNTFMYINPMTRKHLTMLNDNFPFLEVLKPVEKVLICGDIGMGGMREWNDIVEHVRLKIKDILRARHEDADDNEDKEVQTVEHEMEEVDEEDNDEDEEDDEDGEDDDNEDDDDDDDDDENSNDFETETSNSIFDPEDDDEAEGDNT; encoded by the coding sequence ATGATGGATGGGGCACGGGTTGATCAGCTGGCGAAGCACCGGTGGAGGCCGCTCGTTTTTGAGGAGTCCACGAGGGACCAGAGTGGTGGAGCTGGCGGTAAGGATTTGGTGGAGTTCCCAGGGAAGAGTagtggtgctggtggtgaTGCTGCTGGCCATGGGAAGATGCCACTAGGGCTGAATAGTGGGAGTGGGTCCGAGATTTTCCTGAAGGAGGGGGAAAGAGAACGTATTTTACAACGGCAACAGCAGGACCAGCAGGaccagcaacaacaccagCGACATTACGTTTCGTTCTCTATACCGAGAGCTGGGCAGCTCCCACACCACAGATACTCTATCAGTACAAAGCCCGTGGCACCGAAGAGTAACAGCTCCGAAGACGGGAAATCCTCCGGGGATGGCGCTAACGGTCCAGAAACGCTCGATGGAGAATTAGAGGAGAAGGACTGTTCCATGCAGATGCCCGGTGACTTTATATACATGAACAAGAGACAGAATGCGAGTGTGCCCAAGATTTCTACAAGTGGGTCGCACTCGGGGGACCCGCTGATGATACGAAGGAACAGTGCGGATACTAAGATGCCGACGGATAGGACCGTGTTCAAGAAACGAGATAGCAATGTCGAGTCCCCAGTGCCCTTCACACAgttctttcaaaacgagGATGACAAGAAATTCCACATTCTCATCGGGGCCACGGGGTCTGTTGCTACAATCAAGATACCGATGATTATCGacaagttgttcaagataTATACACCGGAGAAAGTGTCCATCCAGTTGATAGTCACGAAACCGGCTGAACATTTCCTGAACGGACTTCGGATGTCTTCGGAGGTCAAGATTTGGAGGGAGGAGGACGCGAACGCTACTgacttcaacaacgataTCCTGCTGTTCCATGAACTGAGGAGGTGGGCAGACATTTTCCTCATTGCGCCGTTATCGGCCAACACACTGGCGAAACTGGCCAACGGTATTTGTAACAATTTATTGACGAGCGTCATCAGAGACTGGACGGGGAAGACACCAGTGATTGTGGCCCCAGCCATGAACACGTTCATGTACATCAATccgatgacgaggaagCACCTGACGATGCTCAACGACAACTTCCCTTTCCTCGAGGTGCTGAAACCCGTTGAAAAAGTGCTCATTTGCGGCGATATCGGAATGGGCGGCATGCGAGAATGGAACGACATTGTCGAGCACGTCCGGTTGAAGATCAAGGACATTTTGCGGGCTCGGCACGAGGATGCAGATGATAACGAGGATAAAGAGGTCCAAACAGTCGAGCACGAGATGGAAGAGGTAGATGAAGAGGACaatgatgaggatgaagaggatgatgaggatggcgaggacgacgacaacgaggacgatgatgacgatgacgacgacgacgagaacaGCAACGATTTCGAGACAGAAACAAGCAACAGCATTTTCGATCcggaggacgacgacgaggcAGAGGGGGACAACACCTGA
- the UBX4 gene encoding Ubx4p (similar to Saccharomyces cerevisiae UBX4 (YMR067C); ancestral locus Anc_2.638), whose protein sequence is MGAVTVQHEFRAYTVELDANSVLKQALEQSVAHFRPGRSADEFSFMHGGKTVPLDTPWRLMNLPQGANLQLVEDRVRASVATSKSMKVRFQVAGLGSVVREVVTTDLVANVLAEVKVEQNWSQVDLESITIRVLSIIIKYADLIGKTFQDLGINSSTSITINLPTTATVPVPTKTVPESTSTTDTESRSSKTTAVRESTPLHKPIVYISSDNAASTISDQSTDEDAYELTVEQAQRYQRMLSKQAGGLGGPLLTKRLREQQDQQKRRPTIKECLIRVKFPDRTFMEMAFQPSETSSDIYNHVKKNLKDESMSFNLYEPNPYKLLIAYDDKELVRDFNYGSKTVLLFEPEDKHNKGPYLKGALVDQAKTLTDMVKSAFEPTPTSHKQAEEKPVKVKKTLDKVPKWLKLSKK, encoded by the coding sequence ATGGGTGCTGTGACGGTACAACACGAGTTCCGTGCGTACACCGTGGAGCTGGATGCCAATTCGGTTTTAAAACAGGCCCTGGAGCAGTCTGTTGCTCACTTCAGACCAGGAAGATCGGCCGATGAGTTCTCATTCATGCATGGTGGCAAAACTGTCCCACTCGATACGCCTTGGAGGTTGATGAACTTACCACAGGGAGCTAATTTGCAATTAGTAGAAGACCGCGTGCGGGCTTCTGTGGCGACGTCGAAATCTATGAAAGTGAGGTTCCAGGTTGCAGGTCTTGGCTCTGTTGTCAGGGAAGTGGTTACAACTGATTTGGTCGCTAACGTCCTCGCAGAAGTGAAAGTCGAACAGAATTGGTCTCAGGTTGATCTAGAAAGCATCACCATCCGTGTTTTGTCCATAATTATAAAGTACGCTGATCTGATTGGTAAGACGTTCCAGGATTTGGGAATCAACTCCTCTACGTCGATAACAATCAACCTACccaccacagcaacagtgCCAGTCCCAACAAAAACCGTGCCAGAATCCACCAGTACCACTGATACTGAATCTAGATCCTCTaaaacaacagcagttcGTGAGTCAACACCATTGCATAAACCTATAGTGTACATCTCCTCAGATAATGCAGCATCCACAATATCAGACCAGTCAACCGACGAAGATGCTTACGAGTTAACTGTAGAGCAGGCACAAAGATACCAAAGGATGCTATCAAAGCAGGCTGGTGGTCTTGGTGGACCGCTACTAACCAAAAGACTaagagaacaacaagatcaacaaAAGCGCAGACCAACCATCAAGGAATGCTTGATAAGAGTTAAATTTCCTGATAGAACGTTTATGGAAATGGCGTTCCAACCGAGCGAGACGTCTTCAGATATATATAACCATGTGaaaaagaatttgaaggaCGAGTCGATGTCTTTCAACTTGTACGAACCAAATCCGTACAAGTTGCTAATCGCGTACGATGATAAAGAATTAGTACGCGATTTTAATTACGGTTCCAAGactgttcttctttttgaacCCGAGGACAAGCACAACAAAGGCCCATATTTGAAGGGTGCACTCGTAGATCAGGCGAAAACTTTAACCGATATGGTCAAAAGCGCATTTGAACCCACACCAACATCTCACAAACAAGCGGAGGAAAAACCCGTAAAGGTTAAAAAGACATTGGATAAAGTGCCCAAGTGGCTGAAACTAAGTAAAAAGTAA
- the KNAG0M02540 gene encoding uncharacterized protein (similar to Saccharomyces cerevisiae SMY1 (YKL079W); ancestral locus Anc_2.633), with product MNVYLRLRPDSEGSALDISETSVTFRSHASVGGSHGVDPHERTFSLDKVFPPSASQADVTAVLLGPIVDNLAHGVNVQMASLGDSQTGKTHTMLGQQGVSQGLLQRILTKVFQLMNENEGVTVQYSLSAVELVNDKVYDLLNKRSPLGQNKNHLKGFKAVPLTTLAQALQYIRDTLCTNINGHISVKFNIRQINLARSTITESSLILTDTKGSQYKRDLQDFEKLLQGNSEPHSALMKLLYKPMFGNYTRFIVMHDSFLPVNQAQTLNTLKFSAHCTGFQPRIIVHSNVYPIDVQREYDLFKETSDIKNKNMRLQLDYATKCLEHEPSTKFDETDVKNLANENLSLTMKVETYLTELGEFNTVLNSLLNKIELHSSLRGQHNDKNKKKKEKLVSRSDMLTRKCQKTEQTGSELMEYINKKDVELQRLLTDNNNLKQNVHSIKDTYGEQQERIEHLENSISFSSSHISRFSVSSFATSINSAASNSTGSTNRTFATSNKSPGRKKSQDTTNAGGFNLQILKSK from the coding sequence ATGAACGTTTATTTGCGGTTGCGGCCGGACAGCGAGGGCAGCGCCCTCGACATTTCGGAAACCTCCGTCACTTTCAGATCGCATGCCAGTGTGGGGGGAAGCCACGGCGTGGACCCTCACGAGCGCACGTTCTCCCTAGACAAGGTGTTCCCGCCGTCCGCCTCGCAAGCGGATGTTACTGCCGTGCTTCTGGGGCCCATCGTGGATAACCTGGCTCACGGAGTCAACGTACAGATGGCCTCCCTCGGTGACTCGCAGACGGGGAAAACCCATACGATGCTGGGGCAGCAGGGTGTTAGCCAGGGACTGCTGCAACGAATACTGACAAAAGTATTCCAATTGATGAACGAAAACGAGGGGGTCACAGTACAGTACTCGCTCTCCGCCGTGGAGCTGGTCAATGACAAAGTTTACGACTTACTCAATAAAAGATCGCCTTTAGGACAAAACAAGAACCATCTGAAGGGGTTTAAAGCAGTACCGCTGACTACCTTGGCTCAAGCGTTACAGTACATCAGGGACACGCTGTGTACTAACATCAACGGACACATTTCCGTAAAGTTCAACATTCGACAGATCAACCTGGCCAGGAGCACAATAACAGAAAGTTCTTTGATCCTCACAGACACAAAGGGTTCCCAGTACAAAAGGGACTTGCAAGATTTTGAGAAATTACTACAAGGGAATAGCGAACCACACTCTGCACTGATGAAACTGTTATACAAACCGATGTTCGGGAACTATACAAGATTTATAGTAATGCACGACTCTTTCCTGCCCGTGAACCAAGCACAAACACTaaacactttgaagttcagCGCGCATTGTACTGGTTTCCAACCGAGGATCATTGTTCATTCCAACGTCTACCCAATAGATGTCCAGAGAGAGTACGACCTGTTCAAGGAAACCAGTGatatcaagaacaaaaacatgCGATTGCAGTTGGACTACGCCACTAAATGCCTAGAGCACGAGCCATCTACCAAGTTTGATGAGACTGACGTCAAGAACCTTGCTAACGAAAATTTATCATTGACTATGAAAGTGGAAACGTATCTAACTGAACTTGGCGAGTTCAACACTGTTCTCAACAGtttattgaacaaaattgaatTGCACAGCTCGTTAAGGGGTCAACATAAtgacaaaaacaaaaagaaaaaagagaaattgGTCTCACGTAGCGATATGCTTACTCGCAAGTGCCAAAAGACGGAACAAACAGGCTCCGAACTCATGGAATACATAAACAAAAAGGACGTCGAGCTCCAAAGGTTATTAACCGATAACAACAACCTGAAGCAAAATGTTCATTCAATAAAGGACACATACGGGGAACAGCAGGAACGAATAGAgcatttggaaaactctATTTCGTTTTCCTCATCGCATATCAGCAGGTTCTCTGTGTCGTCGTTTGCCACATCAATCAACTCTGCTGCATCCAACTCTACGGGATCCACAAACAGAACATTCGCGACTTCTAATAAGTCCCCAGGGAGGAAAAAATCTCAAGATACTACGAATGCAGGCGGATTCAATTTACAAATACTGAAATCTAAATAG
- the TIM10 gene encoding protein transporter TIM10 (similar to Saccharomyces cerevisiae MRS11 (YHR005C-A); ancestral locus Anc_2.645), with the protein MSFLGFGNGQPQPSSDQKITAAETELDLVTDMFNKLVDNCYKKCINSSYNEGELNKTESGCLDRCVAKYFETNVKVGENMQKMGQTFNNGGKF; encoded by the coding sequence ATGTCATTTTTAGGGTTTGGTAACGGTCAACCACAGCCGTCGTCGGATCAGAAGATCACTGCTGCAGAGACAGAACTGGACTTGGTGACGGACATGTTCAACAAGCTCGTGGACAACTGCTACAAGAAATGCATCAACTCGTCTTACAACGAAGGGgaactgaacaaaacgGAGTCCGGGTGTCTGGACAGATGTGTTGCCAAGTATTTCGAGACTAACGTCAAAGTTGGTGAAAATATGCAGAAAATGGGACAGACGTTCAATAACGGCGGTAAGTTTTGA
- the AVO2 gene encoding Avo2p (similar to Saccharomyces cerevisiae AVO2 (YMR068W); ancestral locus Anc_2.639): MLGDPSVRLRKAIVNGNLLIVKRLLRRFPELVTNVDPRNGWSSLHYASFYGRYLICVYLVQLGHDHHELIRTFKGNTCVHLALMNGHEQTTHLLLQHFPRFIDAKGENGSAPIHVACMHDYFRCASLLISVGADLSLQDGQGETPLHICLEYGSTECLKLLLQERPKVDVNAVNFLEWKPVQVAETFEFARVYNKLLKESTAKAGSAGSNFKKPSFAFRTPLMDGKPSFEDGPSPLLTVNSPYSANPITIPGSAGAGAGNTVPASPISKLLSISTSRKPSISMVQSIPPFSNIHQSAESIRSVSGEDSPITIPQASITSGTPPKTVKGKQELNKTFSNDTMLNNKYILQNLKDENKESAVKNSSADDQDVRHASPTGNAARKRVSLLNIPISRVRNSDSVGDNGDNNNPTA; encoded by the coding sequence ATGCTGGGTGATCCATCTGTACGGTTACGCAAAGCTATTGTTAATGGAAACTTGCTGATAGTCAAAAGGCTGCTCCGACGGTTTCCAGAACTAGTTACCAACGTGGACCCGCGAAACGGTTGGAGCTCTCTTCACTACGCATCGTTTTACGGGAGGTACCTTATATGTGTATATTTGGTGCAGTTGGGCCATGATCATCACGAGCTGATACGGACCTTTAAGGGAAATACGTGCGTTCATCTAGCACTAATGAATGGGCATGAACAGACAACCCATCTGCTACTGCAACATTTTCCACGGTTCATTGACGCCAAGGGAGAGAATGGTAGCGCACCAATACATGTAGCGTGCATGCACGATTACTTCAGATGCGCGAGTCTTCTGATTAGCGTTGGAGCAGACCTTTCACTCCAAGATGGCCAAGGTGAAACACCCTTGCATATATGTCTCGAGTACGGAAGCACGGAGTGTTTGAAACTGCTTCTACAAGAGCGACCCAAGGTTGATGTGAACGCAGTAAACTTTCTTGAATGGAAACCTGTCCAAGTTGCAGAAACATTCGAGTTTGCACGCGTTTACAATAAGTTGCTCAAGGAGTCAACGGCGAAAGCGGGTTCTGCTGGTAGTAACTTTAAAAAGCCAAGTTTTGCGTTCAGAACACCGCTGATGGATGGAAAACCATCGTTTGAAGATGGGCCATCACCTCTTCTAACCGTAAACTCTCCGTACAGCGCAAATCCAATTACAATCCCTGGATCGGCGGGGGCAGGAGCAGGAAATACAGTACCTGCCTCACCCATTTCAAAATTGCTTAGCATATCAACAAGCAGGAAGCCATCGATTTCTATGGTTCAGTCGATTCCACCATTCAGTAACATCCATCAGTCCGCAGAGTCTATAAGAAGTGTCTCTGGTGAAGATTCACCAATTACCATACCACAAGCGAGTATCACGTCGGGGACGCCGCCTAAGACAGTGAAGGGGAAGCAAGAATTGAATAAGACTTTTAGCAATGACACCATGTTGAACAATAAGTATATCTTACAGAATCTAAAGGACGAAAACAAGGAGAGTGCAGTGAAGAATAGTTCTGCTGATGATCAAGATGTGAGGCATGCATCACCCACAGGTAATGCGGCTAGGAAACGGGTCTCGTTGTTAAATattccaatttcaagagTACGGAACAGCGATTCGGTGGGTGATAACGGCGATAACAATAATCCAACGGCCTAA
- the SOV1 gene encoding Sov1p (similar to Saccharomyces cerevisiae SOV1 (YMR066W); ancestral locus Anc_2.637) has protein sequence MLCWRGPVRLAGCVRRCRFYRKPASHIASVLRGGREEAPRASSSSQKEVFLYGKSENETVESLKRLGLAPVDSKTAAADRQDLVLASLRQFNVSFRQSNKNYNALSRSLRDGAIDEDTRFQIVLAYVIEECRLEVKRLNQFGVRQLQEWNLEWTARKQKQGSDMESKVMSGLFAQQSATTSDSGEEEPYLANTKFLFGILRNILASHLDNWQKVISPVQLAEIFEVFKQIRIDQWKYQGIYLSARILYSTGKIQMDPINESFYINALTKLGYNKEAWKLFKAGELKVNQRWWNELGLMIALLSNDLSRFQKLLKRTDEKFHSHQYLPPKVLRLAVRKFSRIDYKDRLIEDLVSRFISMADTIGITDLKIDERTTYFDDEEQGNKYLNSMEKITYDDMASIIESLLYSRSYRPIASSLMEKFLSLDGVDSRVFQTLLMKTRLSLLKDFQLLEQLLPKSTKSKTTQSKAELQSKFDILRSKYKNVSQDNTIVDRFFFDSVNDLLDNPRLAISTSSLLQDMASTKKGSREKVSKRFNGFLKLLLANGKEISATSILLALETSQKESKMHSSIKFPRLNAHHYATFIQYYTKKALDADRRKNRDKWAFYEKKIVQIMQKVNELNISYNSVYLAKLLVFYREVMNFDRCFQIINTTLVEAEKNIDTDNGEMRPSKVLNQRLYYEMWKVYAKYYRLRFLELTRISALSNYNGRAYHANRTMRKTTSEPMYDLTSLFDYMVNKDNLLPNTRFNWLILDAFIWSREWVALPAVISVLHDKFSVTFGLPFAKYLLVGIKKEFLALETQRQMGDNPSLPYMEARRRALEECFRLKSEGNIFCRFDRSSDDIFSELIKRILLFLKYKNPYDSEFREVHQTYEKLQIPPPFDLKL, from the coding sequence ATGCTGTGCTGGAGAGGACCCGTCCGCTTGGCGGGATGTGTACGGCGGTGTCGGTTCTACAGGAAGCCCGCGTCGCATATTGCGTCAGTGCTTCGTGGGGGGAGGGAGGAGGCCCCGCGggcctcctcctcctcccAGAAGGAAGTGTTTCTGTACGGGAAGTCTGAGAACGAAACTGTTGAGTCGCTGAAGAGGCTCGGGCTTGCCCCAGTGGACAGTAAGACTGCCGCTGCGGACAGGCAGGATTTGGTGCTGGCATCGCTTAGGCAGTTCAACGTCTCGTTCAGGCAGAGCAACAAAAACTACAACGCGCTGTCGAGGTCCCTGCGTGATGGTGCCATTGACGAGGATACGAGGTTTCAGATAGTGCTTGCGTACGTTATCGAGGAGTGTCGACTCGAGGTGAAGAGGCTTAACCAGTTCGGTGTGCGCCAGCTGCAAGAGTGGAACTTGGAATGGACGGCCCGGAAACAGAAGCAAGGTTCAGATATGGAGTCTAAAGTGATGTCCGGGCTATTTGCACAACAGAGCGCTACTACATCGGATTCAGGGGAAGAGGAGCCCTACTTGGCAAATACTAAGTTTTTGTTCGGGATTCTTAGAAATATACTGGCATCGCATCTGGACAACTGGCAGAAGGTGATCTCCCCCGTGCAGCTCGCAGAGATATTTGAAGTATTCAAACAGATTCGTATAGACCAGTGGAAGTACCAGGGGATATACCTTTCCGCACGAATACTGTACTCTACGGGCAAGATCCAAATGGATCCGATCAACGAGTCTTTCTACATCAACGCTCTCACTAAACTAGGGTACAATAAGGAGGCGtggaaactgttcaaagctGGAGAACTCAAGGTCAATCAACGTTGGTGGAACGAGTTGGGACTCATGATAGCGTTGCTGTCAAACGATCTGTCCAGAttccagaaactgctgaaaagaacagatgaaaagtttcactCCCATCAGTACTTACCGCCAAAAGTACTGCGATTGGCTGTTAGAAAATTCAGCAGAATTGATTACAAGGACCGGCTAATAGAGGACCTCGTGTCCAGGTTTATTTCCATGGCTGACACAATAGGGATCACCGACTTGAAAATTGACGAGAGAACTACGTattttgatgatgaggaaCAAGGGAACAAATATCTGAATTCAATGGAAAAAATTACGTATGACGACATGGCCTCTATTATTGAATCATTGCTATACAGTAGAAGTTATCGACCTATTGCCTCCTCACTGATGGAAAAGTTTCTCAGCTTGGATGGCGTTGATTCGCGAGTCTTTCAGACACTCTTGATGAAGACAAGGTTGTCTCTTTTGAAAGACTTCCAACTGCTGGAACAGTTGCTACCTAAATCTACCAAGTCGAAGACAACTCAAAGTAAAGCAGAACTACAATCCAAATTTGACATCTTAAGGAGCAAATACAAAAATGTATCCCAGGATAACACAATCGTGGaccgtttctttttcgatTCAGTCAACGACCTTTTGGATAACCCACGGCTCGCAATTTCTACCAGTTCTCTACTCCAAGATATGGCCAGCACAAAAAAAGGATCTCGTGAAAAGGTATCAAAGAGGTTTAACGGTTTTTTGAAGCTTCTGCTGGCAAACGGTAAAGAGATATCAGCCACATCAATATTGCTAGCATTAGAAACTTCACAAAAGGAATCCAAAATGCATTCATCGATCAAGTTTCCAAGGTTAAACGCACACCATTACGCTACATTCATTCAATACTACACTAAAAAGGCATTGGATGCTgacagaagaaaaaatcgGGACAAATGGGCATTTTACGAAAAAAAGATAGTTCAAATAATGCAAAAAGTTAACGAACTAAACATTTCTTACAACTCCGTATACCTCGCCAAACTTTTGGTTTTTTATCGAGAAGTAATGAACTTCGATCGATGcttccaaatcatcaaTACTACATTGGTCGAAGCTGAAAAGAATATAGACACGGACAATGGTGAGATGAGACCATCCAAAGTACTGAATCAACGGTTGTATTATGAGATGTGGAAGGTATACGCGAAGTATTACAGATTGAGATTTTTGGAGTTAACAAGAATCTCTGCTTTGTCGAATTATAACGGGAGGGCTTATCATGCCAATCGAACTATGAGGAAAACTACTTCGGAACCCATGTATGACTTAACATCCCTCTTTGACTATATGGTAAATAAGGATAATCTGTTACCAAATACCAGGTTTAATTGGCTCATTCTAGACGCCTTTATTTGGTCGCGGGAGTGGGTAGCATTGCCTGCAGTGATCAGTGTACTGCACGATAAGTTCAGCGTTACGTTCGGCCTCCCATTTGCCAAGTATCTATTGGTCGgtataaaaaaagagtttcTGGCCTTGGAAACTCAACGGCAGATGGGCGATAATCCTTCGTTGCCCTACATGGAAGCTAGAAGACGTGCCTTGGAAGAGTGTTTTAGGTTGAAATCAGAGGgtaatattttttgtcGGTTCGACCGAAGTTCTGACGATATCTTCTCGGAGCTTATAAAAAGAATCCTCTTATTTCTTAAATACAAAAATCCTTACGATTCGGAGTTCAGGGAAGTACATCAAACGTACGAGAAACTCCAAATTCCTCCCCCATTTGACTTAAAATTATAG